Proteins found in one Silene latifolia isolate original U9 population unplaced genomic scaffold, ASM4854445v1 scaffold_20.1, whole genome shotgun sequence genomic segment:
- the LOC141638301 gene encoding protein FAR1-RELATED SEQUENCE 5-like — MCDIFPKQHPTSNVTSSSCNDLHVSAITSKDSNDIVESSLTSTVLIEPPDASSSTPHVEQHSVPSRLHQLLLDSTPSGSELWTRNVAPEFKPYIGQLFGTLEEAISFYDVYAEACGFEPRKSSQKRSAFRDVKYKFVVCNREGFRDRKRKATVLDSGKEQATPRPFDIRNTKLTRIGCTAMIEFRYNGDGYVVFQFREWHNHRLCSLRNQQFQKKHRHLHLYHKKTIIDHSRVNQGPTRAFRNVKEYVDGYENVGAQLVDFKNFGRDIKCFIGDRDAQLFVNYFEDKRDTTEGFYFAYEVDSGKCLVRAFWCDAESRRNYDLFGDYITYDPTYSTNKYCMLFTPFTGVDHHKRDAELEPLEFEEKWHQLVNEHNLDANSWLSTMFRKRRKWIPTYFRDVPMGCLLRTTQRSESQNNFFKRFENAHATSLKLEAHASKVYTNVAFSYFQVEASASICSLSVGGFTPPANGVELIGIADARTQKTYQVVYNSLTNDAECSCKLFNRKGIICRHIIRVYSENKSTLCPINTFLCGGPRMHIRSLFMVHMGETQSAIRVNDQRAGVGDAS, encoded by the exons ATGTGTGATATTTTTCCTAAACaac ATCCTACAAGTAATGTAACTTCTTCTTCCTGTAATGATCTTCATGTCTCTGCCATTACCTCTAAAGATAGCAATGATATTGTTGAGTCTTCACTTACTTCTACTGTTCTGATTGAACCACCTGATGCATCTAGTTCTACTCCacatgttgaacaacattctgtTCCTTCTCGTCTGCATCAACTACTTTTGGACTCCACACCTAGTGGTAGTGAATTGTGGACAAGGAATGTTGCACCTGAGTTTAAACCTTATATTGGCCAGTTGTTTGGGACGTTGGAAGAAGCTATTAGTTTTTATGATGTGTATGCAGAAGCATGTGGTTTTGAACCTAGGAAGTCTTCTCAAAAAAGGTCTGCATTTCGTGATGTGAAGTATAAATTTGTTGTTTGCAACCGTGAAGGTTTTAGAGATCGTAAGAGGAAGGCTACTGTTTTAGATAGTGGAAAGGAGCAGGCAACTCCCAGGCCTTTTGATATCAGGAACACTAAATTAACTAGGATTGGTTGTACTGCTATGATTGAGTTTCGCTATAATGGGGATGGTTATGTTGTTTTTCAGTTTCGTGAGTGGCATAATCACCGTCTTTGTTCACTTAGAAATCAACAGTTTCAAAAAAAACACAGGCACCTCCATCTTTACCATAAAAAGACAATTATTGATCATTCAAGGGTTAATCAAGGGCCAACAAGGGCATTTAGAAATGTCAAGGAATATGTAGATGGCTATGAGAATGTTGGAGCTCAACTGGTTGATTTTAAGAATTTTGGAAGGGATATCAAATGTTTCATAGGAGACCGGGATGCTCAACTGTTTGTTAACTATTTTGAGGATAAACGTGATACCACTGAAGGTTTTTACTTTGCTTATGAGGTGGATTCTGGTAAATGCTTGGTTCGTGCATTTTGGTGTGATGCAGAGTCTCGTAGAAACTATGATTTGTTTGGTGATTACATCACTTACGATCCAACTTACAGTACGAATAAGTATTGTATGCTTTTCACTCCTTTTACTGGCGTAGACCACCACAAAAG GGATGCTGAGTTAGAACCTCTTGAATTTGAAGAAAAGTGGCATCAGTTGGtcaatgagcataatcttgacgCTAATTCCTGGTTGTCAACCATGTTTAGAAAAAGGAGAAAATGGATCCCAACTTATTTTCGTGATGTTCCTATGGGTTGTCTATTACGAACAACTCAACGTTCTGAGAGTCAGAATAATTTTTTCAAGCGTTTTGAAAATGCACATG CGACTTCTCTTAAGTTGGAAGCTCATGCTTCCAAGGTTTATACAAATGTCGCTTTCTCGTATTTTCAAGTAGAAGCTTCTGCTTCTATTTGTTCCCTTAGTGTTGGTGGCTTCACACCACCTGCAAACGGTGTAGAATTAATTGGTATTGCTGATGCCAGAACGCAGAAGACCTACCAAGTCGTCTACAATTCTTTAACGAATGACGCTGAATGTTCTTGCAAGTTGTTCAACAGGAAGGGTATTATTTGTAGACACATTATCCGGGTTTACTCGGAAAACAAGTCCACACTTTGCCCGATAAATACATTCTTATGCGGTGGACCAAGAATGCACATAAGATCCCTCTTTATGGTCCACATG GGTGAAACTCAATCCGCAATCAGAGTCAATGACCAAAGAGCAGGAGTTGGAGATGCTTCTTAG